A window of Panicum virgatum strain AP13 chromosome 8K, P.virgatum_v5, whole genome shotgun sequence contains these coding sequences:
- the LOC120645125 gene encoding putative disease resistance protein RGA3, whose amino-acid sequence MFDAIVLASAAATWVINKLLNSLSKAAIKALLKKEDLDQEVEKLKNALQRANLVLGAVPVGVAAGVKIENTNLEEPIQEVQQLATELTKYLDELEYYDIKDKVKQNIPKKSWMKTITHAVGHSNPTKTDKVYIARIRAIVEKLHNLCGNVYEALYAEKLGAIIRASKTTSTDTREAAQYSTQTKVFSRDNVKNKILEVISTRASSDQVSIIPIVGDGGVGKTTLAQLVYNDLEVKSKFDIMIWIYVSANFDEVKLTQKILEQIPECGHKNTNSLAGLQHDMNKFLSKRFLLVLDDMWEESEGRWDKLLAPIRATQVKGNVILVTTRSLSVARITTRTEADHINLDGLDEHDFFPFFKRCIFGDENFQVQRKLLKIAEDIASKLNRNPLAAKSVGSLLRRNVNVEDWIRIRDSDEWRFNERNDDIMPALKLSYNHLPYHLQLLFSYCAIFPKGYKFEKEELICTWIALGFVVHERKKLEDQGSDCFDDLVDWSFFHKHEQYFVVHDLMHDVAQEVMVKKCLIIDCLDLRKVFPSTCHLGIWTELAYNEQSIERNEDFEEKLDAIQDKDILKRLESLILVGLYDENCSAKLATIIEQLHYVRVLRLQFNDDILLASVKKFIHLRYLELRYTSDMQKPLPKHICELYHLQILDVRHWNGLNDLPEGMNNLVNLRYLLVPGSGSLHSKISKVGDLEFLQELKEFRVQKKDGFDISQLGNLKEIKGSLSILDLENVTSKEEATRAGIKQKKHLRTLSLSWGSASASPAAIQEKVMEGLKPHENLAHLTVVNYAGATPLWFAKNLSLTNLESLHLQDCATMKLLPPFQIMPFLRTLSLVGLSSLKDFQIDFRSYEKDELELSEIEILNCSALPSIGLHSCKALTKLSIKDCGALTKLSIANCEALASLELEGTPSSDQLMLNIQGCSQLPSGFISN is encoded by the exons ATCAACAAACTGCTGAACAGCCTCTCCAAAGCTGCCATCAAAGCGCTGCTGAAGAAGGAAGATCTCGATCAGGAGGTCGAGAAACTCAAGAACGCGCTGCAGCGCGCAAATCTCGTCCTCGGCGCCGTGCCCGTTGGAGTCGCCGCTGGGGTCAAAATTGAGAACACGAATTTGGAGGAGCCGATCCAAGAGGTGCAGCAGCTGGCCACCGAACTCACCAAGTACCTCGACGAACTGGAGTACTACGACATCAAGGACAAG GTGAAACAGAATATTCCGAAGAAAAGCTGGATGAAAACTATTACTCATGCCGTCGGACATTCGAATCCGACAAAAACCGATAAGGTTTACATAGCACGTATAAGGGCTATAGTGGAGAAACTGCATAACCTTTGTGGGAATGTTTATGAGGCTCTCTATGCAGaaaaacttggtgcaattatCCGAGCAAGTAAAACAACAAGCACAGACACGCGGGAAGCAGCACAGTACTCCACTCAAACTAAGGTATTCTCAAGGGATAATGTGAAGAACAAGATTCTAGAAGTGATCAGTACCCGGGCATCAAGCGATCAAGTATCTATCATACCAATTGTTGGTGACGGAGGTGTTGGAAAGACAACACTTGCTCAACTTGTGTACAATGACCTAGAAGTAAAATCTAAATTTGACATCATGATCTGGATATACGTATCTGCTAACTTTGATGAAGTCAAGCTTACACAAAAGATTCTAGAACAAATACCTGAATGTGGGCACAAAAATACCAATAGTCTTGCCGGGCTTCAACATGATATGAACAAATTTTTGAGCAAAAGGTTTCTACTTGTGTTGGATGACATGTGGGAAGAGAGTGAGGGTCGTTGGGACAAGCTGTTGGCTCCTATCAGAGCTACACAAGTCAAGGGTAATGTGATTTTGGTGACCACTCGGAGCTTATCGGTTGCCAGGATAACTACCAGAACAGAGGCCGATCACATCAATTTGGATGGATTGGATGAACATGACTTTTTCCCCTTCTTCAAAAGATGCATATTTGGCGATGAGAATTTTCAAGTCCAAAGAAAGCTACTAAAGATTGCAGAAGATATAGCCAGTAAACTGAACAGAAATCCATTAGCTGCAAAAAGTGTTGGCTCCCTTTTGAGAAGAAATGTCAATGTGGAAGACTGGATAAGAATCCGAGACAGCGATGAATGGAGGTTTAATGAAAGGAATGATGACATTATGCCTGCACTAAAGCTCAGTTACAATCACCTTCCCTACCACCTTCAGCTGCTCTTCTCTTACTGTGCTATATTTCCAAAGGGGTACAAGTTTGAAAAAGAGGAATTGATATGTACATGGATTGCTTTGGGCTTTGTTGTGCACGAGAGAAAGAAATTGGAGGATCAAGGAAGTGATTGCTTTGATGATTTGGTAGACTGGAGCTTCTTTCATAAACACGAACAGTACTTTGTTGTGCACGATTTAATGCATGATGTTGCACAAGAAGTCATGGTGAAGAAATGCCTAATTATTGATTGCTTAGATCTTAGAAAAGTTTTCCCCTCCACTTGCCATCTTGGAATCTGGACTGAGCTGGCATACAACGAACAAAGCATTGAACGGAATGAGGACTTCGAAGAGAAATTAGATGCCATCCAGGATAAGGATATCCTGAAACGCTTGGAGAGTTTAATTCTTGTAGGGCTATATGATGAGAATTGCTCTGCCAAGTTGGCTACTATAATTGAGCAACTACATTATGTCCGGGTTCTCCGGTTGCAGTTCAATGATGATATATTGTTGGCCAGTGTAAAAAAGTTCATCCATCTGCGGTATTTGGAACTAAGATATACTTCTGACATGCAGAAACCTTTGCCTAAGCATATATGTGAGCTCTACCACCTACAAATATTAGACGTCAGACATTGGAATGGTCTAAATGATTTACCAGAGGGTATGAATAATCTTGTGAACCTACGTTATCTGCTTGTTCCCGGGTCAGGATCATTGCACTCAAAGATATCAAAAGTTGGAGATCTTGAGTTTTTACAAGAACTGAAAGAATTCCGAGTTCAAAAAAAGGATGGCTTTGATATTTCACAGCTGGGGAACTTAAAAGAGATCAAAGGGTCACTTAGTATCCTTGATCTTGAGAATGTCACGAGCAAGGAGGAGGCGACCCGTGCAGGGATTAAACAGAAGAAACATTTGAGGACACTTTCACTCTCATGGGGGAGCGCAAGCGCAAGTCCAGCTGCTATCCAGGAAAAAGTAATGGAGGGTCTTAAACCGCATGAAAATCTTGCCCATCTTACTGTTGTCAATTATGCTGGTGCTACTCCATTATGGTTCGCTAAAAATCTTTCACTCACCAATTTAGAAAGCCTCCATCTCCAAGACTGTGCAACAATGAAACTCCTTCCACCATTTCAGATTATGCCATTCCTCAGGACTTTGTCCTTGGTTGGTTTGTCCTCTCTGAAGGATTTCCAGATTGATTTCCGATCTTATGAGAAGGACGAGCTCGAGTTAAGTGAAATTGAAATATTAAACTGCTCAGCTCTACCATCGATAGGACTTCATTCCTGCAAGGCATTGACTAAGTTGAGCATTAAAGATTGTGGAGCGTTGACTAAGTTGAGCATTGCTAATTGTGAAGCACTCGCTTCCTTGGAGTTGGAAGGTACCCCATCTTCCGACCAATTGATGCTCAATATCCAAGGATGCTCTCAACTTCCATCTGGCTTCATCTCAAACTGA